The proteins below are encoded in one region of Arenibacter algicola:
- the udk gene encoding uridine kinase, whose protein sequence is MLVIGIAGGTGCGKTTVVNQIINELPYEEVGVISQDSYYCDLSHLTYDERTQVNFDHPRAIDFELLGTHLQDLKKGIPIHQPVYSFVKHNRTNDTILTHPRKVMIVEGILIMTNPQIREMFDIKIFVHADSDERLIRRLKRDITERGRDLDEVLNRYQNTLKPMHNQFIEPTKEYADIIIPNNKYNTVAIDIVRTIINEKLS, encoded by the coding sequence ATGTTGGTTATTGGGATTGCCGGAGGAACAGGTTGCGGAAAAACTACGGTTGTAAATCAAATTATAAATGAATTGCCGTATGAGGAAGTAGGGGTTATTTCCCAAGATTCCTATTATTGCGATCTTTCCCATTTAACCTATGACGAGCGTACACAGGTAAATTTTGACCATCCCCGTGCCATAGATTTTGAATTGTTGGGTACCCACTTACAAGATTTAAAGAAAGGTATTCCTATTCACCAGCCAGTTTACTCTTTTGTTAAACACAACCGCACCAACGATACCATTCTAACGCATCCAAGAAAGGTAATGATCGTAGAGGGTATCCTCATCATGACAAATCCCCAGATAAGGGAGATGTTCGACATTAAAATATTTGTACATGCGGATTCGGATGAACGACTGATAAGACGTTTAAAAAGGGACATCACTGAACGTGGCAGGGATTTGGATGAAGTTTTAAATCGATATCAAAATACGCTAAAGCCCATGCACAATCAGTTTATTGAGCCCACCAAGGAATATGCGGACATTATAATTCCAAACAACAAGTACAACACCGTGGCCATAGACATTGTAAGGACCATAATCAACGAAAAATTAAGCTAA
- a CDS encoding serine hydrolase — translation MTSRTLFQFKTRLILVLGVFFCCGLAYSQKDLPINIEDAKVKPLPSLVNSDLQKRLEKELMSNPNWKSLMNNNKMAVGIVDLSNPENAKYASINGDYMMYAASLPKIAVLLSSMDAIEKGELKETQEIKKDMRSMISKSNNEATTRMIDRLGYDKIQSVMTDPKYMFYDESKGGGLWVGKRYGSGGDTNREPLKNLSHAATVNQVCRYYYLLANGKLVNKGRSKQMLDIMGDPELHHKFVNTLDNIAPDARLYRKSGSWRTFHSDSILVWGNNPNRRYILVALIDDAGGEQIIRDLVRPVERVLKAERVQFAVN, via the coding sequence ATGACGAGTAGAACTCTTTTTCAATTCAAAACACGCCTAATTCTAGTATTGGGTGTATTTTTCTGCTGTGGCTTGGCGTACTCTCAAAAAGATTTGCCCATAAATATAGAAGATGCCAAAGTAAAGCCTCTTCCCAGTTTGGTAAATAGCGACTTGCAGAAAAGATTGGAAAAGGAGCTCATGTCCAATCCCAACTGGAAATCTTTAATGAACAATAACAAGATGGCCGTTGGCATAGTAGATCTGTCAAATCCCGAAAATGCAAAATATGCCAGTATTAATGGTGACTATATGATGTATGCTGCCAGTTTGCCCAAAATAGCGGTGCTATTATCCTCTATGGATGCCATAGAAAAAGGGGAGCTTAAGGAAACCCAGGAAATAAAGAAGGATATGCGATCTATGATCAGCAAATCCAACAATGAAGCAACCACCAGAATGATAGATCGTTTGGGATATGATAAAATACAGTCCGTTATGACCGATCCAAAATATATGTTCTATGATGAAAGTAAGGGCGGCGGATTATGGGTCGGTAAAAGATATGGAAGCGGTGGGGATACCAATAGGGAGCCATTAAAGAATTTGTCCCATGCTGCCACAGTAAACCAAGTATGTAGGTATTATTATCTGTTGGCCAATGGCAAATTGGTGAATAAGGGTAGGTCCAAACAAATGTTGGATATCATGGGGGATCCCGAACTTCACCATAAATTTGTAAATACCTTGGACAATATTGCTCCCGATGCCAGATTATATAGAAAGTCGGGCTCTTGGAGAACCTTTCATTCCGATTCTATTTTGGTTTGGGGAAATAATCCCAACCGACGTTATATTTTGGTTGCCTTAATAGATGATGCAGGAGGTGAGCAAATCATTAGGGACTTGGTAAGGCCCGTAGAAAGAGTGTTGAAGGCAGAGAGGGTACAATTTGCCGTTAACTAG